The following proteins are co-located in the Mycobacteriales bacterium genome:
- a CDS encoding propionyl-CoA synthetase, with protein MGRYAEEFRRSQTDPEGYWRDAAAGIDWFTPPERILDEANAPLYRWFPDATLNTCFNAVDRHVVNGRGDQLALIYDSPVTGVVQRFTYSELLERVAKAAGALRELGVEKGDRVVIYMPMMPEAVFAMLACARLGAVHSVVFGGFAAAELATRISDAQPKVIVSASCGIEVSRVIAYKPLLDRAIDLSDHKPDYCLIVQRPQEAAVLALGRDVDWDAAVAAARPAECVEVAATDPLYILYTSGTTGKPKGVVRDNGGHAVALHWTMKAVYGVDPGEVFWTASDVGWVVGHSYIVYAPLLAGCTTILYEGKPVGTPDAGAFWRVVADHRVKVLFTAPTAFRAIRKEDPSGSHLSKYDISSLRALYLAGERLDPDTWRWAGELLGIPVVDHWWQTETGWPVAANPLGLEALPSKAGSPTVPMPGWDVQVLDPSGAPLDPDVDGALVVKLPLPPGALPTLWRDDERFVSSYLTRYPGYYLSGDGGHLDTDGYLYVMGRMDDVINVAGHRLSTGAMEEVLAGHAAVAECAVIGVADALKGQVPRGFVVLKAGVDTDPAVVSAELVQRVRDEIGAVAALRRVDVVPALPKTRSGKILRGSMRAIADGVEQPVPSTIEDPGVLDALRPTLTS; from the coding sequence ATGGGCCGGTACGCCGAGGAGTTCCGCCGCAGCCAGACCGATCCCGAGGGCTACTGGCGCGACGCCGCGGCCGGGATCGACTGGTTCACCCCGCCGGAGCGGATCCTCGACGAGGCCAACGCGCCGCTCTACCGCTGGTTCCCGGACGCGACGCTGAACACCTGCTTCAACGCGGTCGACCGGCACGTCGTGAACGGCCGCGGCGACCAGCTCGCGCTCATCTACGACAGCCCGGTCACCGGCGTCGTGCAGCGCTTCACGTACTCGGAGCTGCTGGAGCGGGTGGCCAAGGCGGCCGGCGCGCTGCGGGAGCTCGGCGTGGAGAAGGGCGACCGGGTCGTCATCTACATGCCGATGATGCCCGAGGCCGTGTTCGCGATGCTGGCCTGCGCGCGGCTCGGCGCCGTGCACTCGGTGGTCTTCGGCGGGTTCGCGGCGGCCGAGCTGGCCACCCGGATCAGCGACGCGCAGCCCAAGGTGATCGTCTCGGCGTCCTGCGGGATCGAGGTCTCGCGGGTCATCGCGTACAAGCCCCTGCTGGACCGGGCGATCGACCTGTCGGACCACAAGCCGGACTACTGCCTGATCGTGCAGCGACCGCAGGAGGCGGCGGTCCTCGCGCTCGGCCGGGACGTCGACTGGGACGCCGCCGTGGCCGCGGCCCGGCCGGCCGAGTGCGTCGAGGTCGCCGCGACCGACCCGCTTTACATCCTCTACACCTCCGGCACGACCGGGAAGCCGAAGGGCGTCGTCCGCGACAACGGCGGGCACGCGGTGGCCCTGCACTGGACGATGAAGGCCGTCTACGGCGTGGATCCGGGCGAGGTGTTCTGGACCGCCAGCGACGTCGGCTGGGTCGTCGGCCACTCCTACATCGTCTACGCGCCGCTGCTGGCCGGCTGCACCACCATCCTGTACGAGGGCAAGCCGGTCGGCACCCCCGACGCCGGCGCGTTCTGGCGGGTGGTCGCCGACCACCGGGTGAAGGTGCTGTTCACGGCGCCGACCGCGTTCCGGGCGATCCGCAAGGAGGACCCCTCCGGTTCCCATCTGAGCAAGTACGACATCTCCTCGCTGCGGGCGCTGTACCTCGCCGGCGAGCGGCTGGACCCGGACACCTGGCGATGGGCGGGGGAGCTGCTCGGCATCCCGGTCGTGGACCACTGGTGGCAGACCGAGACCGGCTGGCCGGTCGCGGCGAACCCGCTCGGGCTGGAGGCGTTGCCGTCCAAGGCCGGCTCGCCGACCGTGCCGATGCCGGGCTGGGACGTCCAGGTCCTCGACCCGTCCGGCGCCCCGCTCGACCCGGACGTCGACGGCGCGCTGGTGGTCAAGCTGCCGTTGCCGCCGGGCGCGCTGCCGACGCTCTGGCGCGACGACGAGCGGTTCGTGTCCTCCTATCTCACCCGCTACCCCGGCTACTACCTGTCCGGGGACGGTGGCCATCTGGACACCGACGGCTATCTGTACGTGATGGGCCGGATGGACGACGTGATCAACGTCGCCGGGCACCGGCTGTCCACCGGCGCGATGGAGGAGGTGCTGGCCGGGCACGCCGCGGTCGCCGAGTGCGCGGTGATCGGGGTGGCCGACGCGTTGAAGGGTCAGGTCCCGCGCGGTTTCGTGGTGCTCAAGGCCGGGGTCGACACGGATCCCGCCGTCGTCTCGGCCGAGCTGGTGCAGCGGGT